The Tessaracoccus timonensis sequence CGAGCCCGGGCATGTATGCGCGCGCCTACCTCGCCGGACGCCTCACCGAGGACGACCTCGATGGCTTCCGCCAGGAGCACTCGCACTACGTCGACGGTGAACTGCGCGGCCTGCCTTCGTACCCGCACCCGCGGCAGAAGCCAGACTTCTGGGAGTTCCCGACGGTGTCTATGGGGCTGGGCCCCATCAATGCCATCTATCAGGCGCAGTTCAACCGTTACCTGCACAACCGCGGTATCAAGGACACGTCGCAGCAGCACGTCTGGGCTTTCCTCGGCGACGGTGAGATGGACGAGCCCGAATCGCGCGGCGCACTACAGCTGGCTGCCAACGAAGAACTCGACAACCTCACCTTCGTCGTGAACTGCAACTTGCAGCGCCTCGACGGCCCCGTGCGCGGTAACGGCAAGATTATCCAGGAGCTCGAGGCATACTTCCGCGGCGCGGGCTGGAACGTGATCAAGGTGGTCTGGGGGCGCGGTTGGGATCCGCTGCTCGCGGGCGACACCGACGGCGCTCTGCTCAACCTCATGAACTCCGTCACCGACGGTGACTTCCAGACCTTCAAGGCCAACGACGGCGCCTACGTGCGCAAGCACTTCTTCGAGCGCGATCCACGCACCGCCGCGATGGTGAAGGACTGGAGCGATGAGGACGTGTGGCGCCTCTCACGCGGCGGCCACGACTACCAGAAAGTGTACGCGGCCTACAAGGCTGCCACCGAGTTCACCGGCGCACCGACGGTAATCCTCGCCCACACCATTAAGGGCTACTTCCTGGGTAAGCACTTCGCTGGCCGTAACGCCACGCACCAGATGAAGAAGCTGGCGCTGGACGATCTCAAGAATCTCCGCGACCGGGTGCAGCTGCCCATCTCCGACGAGCAGCTCGAATCCGACCCGTACCTGCCGCCGTACTACCACCCCGGTCAGGACGATGACCGCATCAAGTACCTCCAGGAGCGGCGTCGCGAGCTGGGTGGCTACCTGCCTGAGCGTCGAGGCGACCGCAAGTTTATCTCCTTGCCAGGCGACAAAGCCTACGAAGCTGCTCGCAAGGGTTCGGGCAAGCAGGAAGTGGCGACGACCATGGCGTTCGTCCGCCTGCTCAAGGACCTCATGCGAGACAAGGAATTCGCGTCTCGCGTCGTGCCCATCATCCCCGACGAGGCGCGCACCTTCGGCATGGACGCCTTCTTCCCGACGATCAAGATCTACAACCCGCACGGCCAGAACTACGTACCGGTTGACCACGAGCTGTTCCTCAGCTACCGGGAGGCGAAGGACGGCCAGATCCTCCACACCGGCATCAATGAGGCAGGCTCCGTCGCGGCCTTCACCGCAGCCGGCAGCTCGTACGCAACGCACAACGAGCCCATGGTGCCGATCTACGTCTTCTACTCTATGTTCGGATTCCAGCGCACCGGAGACGCCATGTGGGCCGCCGGCGACCAGCTCGCTCGCGGCTTCCTGATCGGCGCGACGGCGGGACGCACCACGCTGACCGGCGAGGGCACGCAGCACATGGACGGTCATTCCCCGCTGCTCGCGGCCACGAACCCGGCGGTCGTCGCATACGATCCGGCTTACTCCTACGAGACGGCACACATCGTGCGCCGGGGCTTGGAACGCATGTACGGGGAGAACCCCGAAGACATCATGTACTACCTCACGGTGTACAACGAGCCCATTCAGCAGCCCAAGGAGCCCGAGAATCTCGACGTCGAGGGCGTCCTGCGCGGCATGTACCTGTTGAGCCCGGGCAGCTTCGACGGGGTCGACGAGAACGCACGTCGTGCCCAGATTCTGGTCTCCGGCGTCGCGGCTCCGTGGGGTCTCGAAGCGCAGGAGCTGTTGAAGCGCGACTTCGGCGTGGTCGCCGACGTCTGGTCGGTCACCTCGTGGGGTGAGCTGCGTCGCGAAGGCGTAGAGCTGGACAAGAAGAAGTTCAACGATCCCAGCAACGACGAGCGCACCTGGGTGGAGCAGAAGCTCGCCGACACCGAGGGCCCGATCGTGGCCAGCACCGACTTCTCGACGATGCTGCCCGACCTGATCCGGCCCTGGGTGCCTCGCGACTACTCCGTGCTCGGTTGTGACGAGTTCGGATTCTCTGATACGCGTGCGGCAGCCCGTCGCTACTTCAACATCGACGGTCCCTCCATCGCGGTACGCGTGCTGCAGCGCCTTGCCGCTGCGGGTGAGGTGCCTGCCGACTGGCCGCAGCGCGCTGCGGAGCAGTACCGGATCCAAGATGTCACGGCCGGCGAATCTGGAAACGCCGGGGGCGACGCCTGACCTGCTCACTCTCCATAACGCTACGAGGGGCTGCCCATGATGATGGGTGGCCCCTCGTGCGTCGCCGCATGCCCTAAATCTCCCTTTTCGGGCGGGGTGATGGAAGCCGGCTCCGTCATCTGGCAGGCTAGGGGCGTGGCTATCACAAAAGGCAAGGAGCACGGATCCGAAGCAGTTACCGGCGCAGAGCTGCTGGGGCTGAACACCGACATGGTTGTCCAAGAACTCGGCTGGGACGAGGATGTCGACCAAGATCTTCGTGACGACATCATGGACATCATTGACGCCGACATGGTCGAGGAAGCCCTCGAAGCTGTCGACGTCGTTATCCTCTGGTGGCGCGACGACGACGGCGACGTCGTCGACGGCCTCGTCGATGCGATGCCAGATTTGGCCGACGACGGTTACATCTGGCTGCTGACTCCCAAGGTTGGGCGTCAGGGGTACATCGACGCGGCCTCCGTCCAGGAAGGTGTGACCATCGCAGGGCTGAGCCTCACGTCGACGGCGAACGTCGCCGACGACTGGCTTGCCACGAAGGTGGTTCGACCGAAGGGTAGCCGCAAGTGACTGCTCCCTGCGCTCCCCGCATCGGTGTACTGACGTCAGGAGGGGACGCGCAGGGCATGAATGCCGCGGTGCGTGCCATCACGCGAGCCGCCATTCGCGAAGGCGTGGAAGTCTTCGCCATCCGTGAGGGTTGGCAGGGCGCTTACGAGGGTGGCGAGCACATCACGCGCATGCACTGGAGAGACGTCTCCGGCATCCTGGGCAAGGGCGGCACGGTCATTGGTACGGCGCGCTGCACCGAGATGCGTACGGAAGCTGGGCAGCGCGCGGTAGTGAAGAATCTCGTCACCAACGGGATTGATCGCTTGATCGTGATCGGTGGCGACGGTTCCCTCACCGGTGCCCGTGAGCTCAAACTGGGCTGGTCGGATGTGCTCGATTCGCTGGTAGCCGCTGGCGAGATCGATCAGACATTGGCCGATCGGCATCGTCATCTGCGCATGGCGGGCATCGTCGGCTCCATTGACAACGACATGGTGGGCACCGACATGACCGTCGGCACCGACTCCGCCATGCACCGCATCACCGAGGCCATCGACGCGATTTCGGCGACGGCGGAGTCGCACCGTCGCACGTTCATCATCGAGGTGATGGGGCGCAACTGCGGCTATCTCGCGCTCATGACCACTATCTCGGGCGGTGCTGACTACACCTTCTTGCCAGAAAGCCCGCCCCGAGAGGGCTGGGAAGAACGCATGGTGCAGGTGCTCGAACGTGCACGTTCCGCCGGGCGGCGTGACTCCATCATCGTTGTTGCGGAAGGCGCCAAGGACCGCGCAGGGGAGCCCATCTCCGCGCAGCGTATTCAACAAGTCATTGCGGAGCGCACCGGGGAGCAACCCCGCATCACCATTCTCGGGCACGTACAGCGGGGTGGGAAACCGTCGGCGTATGACCGATGGATGGCCTCCGCCTGTGGCGTGGAGGCCGTGCAGGCGGTGCTCGAACTCGACGAGGATGCCGAGCCTGTGCTCATCGGAGTGCAAGGCGACAAGGTGGTGCGTCGTCATTTGATGGACGACGTCGTCGCCACCCGTGCGATCGCCGACTATGTGCGTGAGGGCGACTACGCCCGGGCGATTGCGAGCCGTGGAGCGGGGTTCGCGACGATGATCGACATTTACCGCACACTCATTGAGGCGGAACCTACTGTCACCGAGCTTCGCGGCAAGCGCGTGGCTGTTATGCATGCCGGCGCGTTGGCTCCAGGCATGAATCAGATTGACCGCGTCGCCGTGCGGACCGGCCTTGACCTCGGTTATTCGATGTTCGCTATTCGCGGCGGCATCCCGGGGCTGATCTCGGGCAAGATCGGAGAGGTCCACTGGAGCGATGTCGAGGGTATGGCTCATCTTGGCGGCGCTCAGTTCGGTACCAGGCGCTATATTCCGACGGAGGCCGACCTATATCCGATGGCGCGTCAGCTCGAGGAGCACGCGATCGATGCGCTGCTCATTTCGGGTGGCTTCCACGCCTACGCGACGGTCAACATGATGGAGCGGGAACGCCACCGTTATCCTGCGTTCAACATTCCGATCGCCCTGCTGCCTGCCTCGATCGATAACAACTTGCCCTCGTGGAACATGGCTGTGGGTTCGGATACGGCGCTCAACACCGTCGTGGACTCCATCGATATGGTGCGCATGTCGGCATCGGCGAGCAAGCGTGCGTTCGTCGTCGAGACGATGGGGCGCACCTGCGGATTCCTGCCGCTCATGGGCGGCATCGCGGGAGGTGCCGAGAAGTCATACCTGCCCGAGACGGGGGTATCGCTGCAGCAACTCGCTGAAGACATCGATGCGCTCGTCGATGCCTTCGAAACCGGGCGCACGTTCTACCTGGCTGTGATGGGCGAGGAGACCAGCGAGCACTACACCTCCGACGTCATCGCAAAGATGTTTGAGGCGGAAGGGGACGGCTTGTTCTCGGTGCGGCAGGCCATCGTCGGGCATATTCAGCAAGGCGGGGTACCGTCGCCGTTCGACCGAGTGAACGCGACTCGGCTCGCCTACCACGCCATTGCTTGGCTGGACGATCAACTGCAACATGGCAAGGCGGAATACGCTGCGGCCGAGAGCGGCGTCGACGGGATTATGGCGCCCGCTCGACGCGTCTTGGAGGGCATGGACTGGGAGAATCAGCGCCCGTACGAGCAATGGTGGTGGAAGCTGAGGTCCGTCGCGGATCATCTCACGCGCCACCCGGGGCAGCCGGAGGGCTAGCTCAGCACAACGCGAGTGGGTGCTTGAAGGTTCGCGATGCCTCGCAGGTCATCGCTGCCGCATCCGTCAAAGCGTCGTCTGATGCGTGCGACGCTTGAGGGCGGGTCATGCGTACCACGAGGGTGTGTTCGTCGGAATCGCGCCGAATGAGCGTGAATCTTACGCTGGTGGCTTGCTCCTGTTCCTTCGCCCCGACGTAGCCGCACACCACGGCGTGTGCTTCTCCGGCGACTGCCACCGGCTGGGGATCAATCCGAAAGTCGACGGTGTAGTCGGCGCTTTGGTCTGCGACGAGCAGGTTACAGGCGGCTGCGATGTCCGCGTCGATGGAGGTCAGCGTCGCCACCTGAATGCGCACGTCGCCCGTCGCGTCCTTGGCGCGAATGAGCCGACGGTCTCCCTCCGTCAGTTCATCGTGGTACAACTCCCAGTCGTGGGGGAGCGTGATGGTGGTGTCGTCCACTACTTCTTCCACTCCGGGTGGTTCTTGCGTGGGGGAGGGAGTCGGTGCTGACGGGCTGGGCCGCTCCGACGCGGAGGGTTGTGGCGTCGGATCGGGCTGCGCGCTGTTCCGGGCTCCGAAGAACAGGTATGCGCAGCCTACGACGAGTACGAGCACCACTGCAATGATGATTGCGACGAGGGCTCGACGGTCGACGGGATGATCACTGGCGTCGTCGGGGAGTGCCCGACGGGCGCCACCTGCGTTCGGAAGGTACTCGTCGTCGAAGGAATCGGGCATGGCCCGGCGTGGCCTGGGCGGTTCCTCGTCCATGTGCCTTCCTCTCGACGTCACCTCGGCCAGGCTACTGCCTTGCGGCAAGGAGCTAAAGCCGACGAGTGGCGAGGCAGCCCAAGAGGCACTAGAGTGTGCTCGGTTCCGGGCGCATAGCTCAGTTGGTTAGAGCACCTGCCTTACAAGCAGGGTGTCGGGGGTTCGAGTCCCTCTGCGCCCACCCAGAACATAACTCCCACTTTGTTCACCCAGCTGAATGCAGTATCGGATTTGGTCATGATGCGGCTTTCGGAGCTCGCACGTTTGGTCGTCGTTGCGAAGGGGAGGGCAAAGTCATACCCGCGAGTTCTCCATCTGGTCAGTGCCGAATGCAGGGCTGCTTCAGCCCATCATCGCCAGAGCCTCTCGATCCCTGTACTGAGCGGTAACTAGCTGCCACTAGGCGTCGTGCGTCTTAACGTTTCTGAGCTTCACTTCGTGACCGCGGTCATAATTCTTGCTACTATAACTTTGTGAGTTCAAGTCCGCGTGTAGCTCGTCGTAGAGAGGCGACACGGCAGAGGATTGTCGAGACGGCCCTAGAGCTGTTTCTGACGCAAGGGTTCGAGCAGACGTCGGTTGCTCAGATCTCGGAGGCGGCAGATATAGGTAAGGGAACGTTTTTTACCTATTTCGCGACGAAGCAGGATGTACTGTCCTTTCTGGGTGAACAGGTGATGTCCGTCATGGCGGCTGCCGACAGCCCGGGCGCTGGTGCGGCTGTGCGACTGCGGCGGGTATTTTCTGCTGCAGGCAACTGGTTCATGGATAACGAAGCATCTGCCCGCCAAATGTGCATTGCTCGGATGTCGTCTTTGAGTCAGCGGGATGTCGGATCGTCACGGGGTCCGCTGCTCGCCTTGCTGGAATCGATCGTCGTTGAAGGGATGGAATCTGGCGAGTTCCGTGCAGTAGATCGTGATACCGCTGTGACAATGATCGCGTCAGCGTACTTCGCGCCGGTGGCACAGTGGACGTGGGGACATGCGGGCCCGCCCTTGCCACAACGGTTGATGGCTCTGCTGGAGCTTGTGCTTGTTGCGCTGGTGGCCTGATCGTGTCCGCAGACTTCCGAAGCTTGGTGGCGGTACGTAACACAACGGTGGGTACAGGTACTCTCACACAACTGCAGACGCCGTTAGAGACTACGAAGCCGACTATAAGTAGCAAGGCAACGCACGCTGGGGTCTACACCAGGATGTTAGAAACCTGTCTGCGCGCCATGATGCAGGCCAAATCGGCCTCTCATCACATTGGTTGTTCCCATCCGTGGGTCGTCGCCAACTCCAACTCTCGTGTTTGTTTCCGCCATGCGGGGCTTAGCATCTCGCTGCCCACAGTTGTCTTCGGTTGTTTCGTTGCTACTTGGAGGGCATCATGACCGTCTCCTTTGTTGAGGCAACCCTGGCCAATGGCGGCGGTAAGGCGGCGAATCTGGGTGAGCTACAACGGGTTGGATTTCCCGTCCCTGACGGCTTCGTAGTTAGCGCCGACATATACCGCGATGCTGTGGGCCAGATACCGGTAGACACCCTGCTGGATCGGGGACCTGAAGCGGTCCGAGCTGCTGTGGAAGCTGAGCCCATCCCACCTGGCGTCGCCCGGGAGATTGTTAACCGCCTGGCCGATTTGGGTGAGGGCGTCGCGGTGGCTGTGCGCTCCTCAGCAACCGCAGAGGATCTGCCCGAAGCGTCCTTCGCCGGGCAGCAAGACACCTTTCTAGGCGTGGTCGGCGCGGATGCTGTTCTAGATGCGGTACGCCGATGTTGGGGATCGTTGTGGACCGCCCACGCTGTCGATTACCGCCAACGCAATGGTTTCGACCACCACGAGGTTGCCATCGCAGTCATCATTCAGCGTCTCGTTGACGCCGACACCGCTGGCGTTCTGTTCACCCGTAATCCCATCACTGGCAGTGAGGAAACACTCATCGATGCCTCGTGGGGGCTTGGTGAATGCGTCGTGTCCGGTGCCGTCACGCCCGACCAGTACCGCACCACTTCCACGACGATCATCGAGCGTCGTCTCGGCACTAAGCAAGCCCGTACCGATCGCTACCAAGCAACCTTGCGAACCACCGATGTTCCGTCACGCGACCAAAACCGCCTCTGCCTCACCGATTCCCAAGTGCTTGAGCTCGCAAGCCTCGGGCACGCTGTGCAGGATCATTATGGCACCGGCATGGACCTCGAATGGGCCTATACGGGCACCACTCTCTGGCTTCTGCAAGCTCGCCCTATCACCACGGCTGCCGAGATCCGAGAGCCGCCAACGACAACGGTGTCCGGACATCGGATCAGTAAGGCTTCCCGTGCGTTCCATACTGACCTGATTGAGCACTATCCGGGACCCTACCCGCTTGACTTGGCCGCGATCATCCCCATGCACCGTGAACTTCAGATCGGTATGGCCAGCATCGGCATTCGTTCCACACCCGTTGACCAACTCATCAACATGGAACCCGACGGCACTATCACCGCTGCCTACCCAGACATTAACCTTGGGTGGCGCCTTGCTCGTATCCTCAAATACCCGGCCCCCGACCCAGCTGGCTGGCCCATCGTAGAAGCCCAGTACCACAGTCAGCTCACGACCATCCTACCCGCAGACCTTCTCGCCGCGCCCGATCAAGACCTGTTGTTGTTGCTCGACCAGATCCTCGCGCTTGTCAGCAGTATCGCCCGGATACGGTTCCTCGACTATGTCGGCCCAGCGCAGCTCACTGCCCTGAAGCTAAGGCTTTACCTGATGCTGGCCCGTTGTCGAGGCATCGACGTCTACGACCTACTCGGCGACCTGGACTATAAAACCGTGGCCATCGATAACGCTCTGCGGCGGTTGGCTGCCCTTGACCCTGACAGCACCAACTATGAAAGCGCCTATCAGCGATTCCTGGACCAGCATGGTGCCCGCACTCCCCAGCTGTACCTTCCTTTCTCCCACCGCTCCTGGCGCGAAGACACGAGTAGTCTAGACGCAACTCTCGAAGCCGTGCGCCGAGCCGAACAACGTCCCGCCGAGACGCGTTCCCATCAAGAATTGGTCAATGGCATTATCCGTCGACTACCGGCTCCGGCTCGCCGTGGTTTCAGGCGCACCTTAAAAGCTTGGCGAGACGGACATGTTGCGCGTGAAGCTTCGGTATATCTCATCGAGGAGGCTTATGTGACCGCGCGACTTGTAACCGATGAGGTCGCCACCCGGCTGTGGCGCAGGCAGGCCCTCAAAGCTGTAGATCAGCTCAAGTACCTTACCTTGGTCGAGATTCAAGAAGCACTTACCGACTGTGCTGCGGCTCGCCGCACCTACGCGGTCGCCTGTCAACGTGAAGCTGCCCGTCCACGGGCCGCCGCAGCGTGGTGGGCGCCGACCGGTCAGAGGCCTGGTGAGATGCTCGCTGGTGCTGCTGGAAGTCCCGGCCAAGCCACAGGCCCGGTCCGAGTGATCGCCGGACCCGAAGAATTCGACCAGCTCCAGCCTGGCGACATCCTGGTGTGCCACTACACCGACCCATCCTGGACACCCCTGTTTGGTCTGGCTGGCGCAGTAGTCGCTGAGACCGGCGGGCGCCTCTCTCATGCTGCCATCGTCGCCCGCGAATACGGTATCCCAGCAGTCATGGGAGCAACGGCCGCCACCACGATACTGGCGAACGGTCAAACCATCACCGTCAACGGAACCAATGGCACCATCACCGTCTGATCTGTGGAGGTTCGTATCCACGCACCCGCAGGAGCCACACTCGCATTGCACGCTCGTGCTTCGAGCGTTGTGGTTACGGATGAGGTTAAGTGGCTCATCGTATTTGAGGGTGTAATCGGGGTCTGAATCTGCCGGTTTTGAGGAGGCAGCGGGCGATGTAGTGGGTCAGGTTTCGGAACCCGAGTGCGGAGCCGTGGAGGTGTTCGAGGCGGCCGCCGAGGGCTTCGGTGGGTCCGTTGCTGCTGCCTGTCTTGCGAAGTAGGCCAGGATGTCAGTGGTGCGGCGTTGTAGGGTTCGTCCTAAGCGGCGCAGCTCGAGAGATTCCCATTGGTCAAGTCTGGTCTTGTCCGCTTGTAGTTGGCGCCAACGTGCCAGCGCTTCGTGAAACGTTGGGTCGGGCTCAACTGGGGCTGCTTGGCGTCTCCGGGAGTCGGCCCAGTCGGCGACTGCGAACAGCCTGTTCCATGCCTTTGTCGCGACGACCTCACTGTCGTAGTTCACCAGTGTTCCGTGCATGATTCCGTTGCGGGCAAGTTCGGTGGTTTCATCCACGCTCAACTTGTAGTGGCTCTTGATGAATGACTGGTGGGCGTGGCTGAGGCCGAGGTGGTGTCCAACGACGCTGTCCCAAGCAACCATGTCCTCGGGGGACCGCGCATGCAACCCCTTGCGTTGAGCGGTGTCCAAGTCGTTGACGAACCCATCCATAACTGAGAGTAAAACGAGAACGGTGCTGTAGAAGCGACCTGCTTCATAGTCAACCAGGGCCTTTTGGAGCAAGGGGATGCGCGGCCGCATCTCGTCGAATCGGTTCAGTCGGCGAAGCGGGAATGCAATTCGGTCCTGCGTTTGGTAATACTCGATGAGCCGCCGCTCAGCGACCTCAGGGTCTTGAGCTGAGATGATTTCAGCGATCGTTTCTAGATTTAGGTCGCCAGTGAAGACCCAGTTTCGGGGACCCAATAGCGTATAGAACGCGTCGACAGTATCGCTGATCCGCCGATGCTCTTTTTGGAGGCGCTTGAGTTCTTTCGGCTGGTCTCGTGGCAGCAGGAATCCCAGCAGTCTGTACGCAGCCATCTGCTGCTCCAACTCCCTGACTGAGGGGAGATCGCGCGCAGACCCGTAGGGGGTTGCCGGTGGATGCTCCGTCATGTCGATACCGCTCGCGGTGAGCGCAGGTAACCCGTGACGGACCGCACTCCTCCGGTTCGTGGACGTGCGACACACGTCATTGCGTTTCACCCACACCGTGCCTCGATGGACTTCGAAGCGTTTCGCAACAGCAGTGGCACTCTGACCGTCGCTCCGAGCGGTTCGGATCGCGTCCACTTCCTCCGGCTTCAGTGGTGTTCGGGCTGAGCCCACCCGCGTCCACTTAAGAGAGACGACTGAAACTTACCCCGCCTGGTGGCGGGGCAGTCTTGCGTTTGTGGTGACTTGGGCTCTCAGGGACTGCCTTGGTGGCGGCAGCCGGTTCTTGAGTTGACGAAGTATCGATTTCAGTTGTGACAAAATATAGATTTGAGCTATGACGGATTATCGATCTCGTGTCGTGGATGGTGAGTTGTTCCGGCGCATGACGGCTATGGGGGGCGGTACTCATTGACGGGCCCAAGGCGGTCGGGAAGACGAGGACTGCTGAGCAGGTTGCGCGCACGATGCTCCGCATGGACGTAGACCAGGCAGCTCGCGCGGCACTGGAGATGGCACCCGAACAGCTGTTTAGGAACCCGTCCTCATCGTGTTCGACGAGTGGCAGGAAACCCCGGAACTGTGGAATCTCGTGCGCCGCGCAGTCGACGATCACGCCGGGAAGGGCCTGTATGTCTTGACTGGTTCCTCCCGATCCCGGGATGACACGAAGATGCACTCTGACGCTGGGCGGATCGCTCGGCTGCGGATGCGGCCGATGAGCCTGTTCGAAACTGGGCACTCCACCGGCGAAGTCAGCCTGCGGCGACTGCTGGAGGGGGAGGAGCCGGCCGGGACAAGCGCAGGGTTGGCGGTGGAAGACCTACTGGAGCGCATCGTTATTGGCGGCTGGCCGGATCTGCTTGACGCCGGTGAACACGAGGCATCGCTGTGGCTGCGAGACTATCTGCGCACTGTGGCCGAGGTAGATGTTCCTGGACTCGGGCCA is a genomic window containing:
- the aceE gene encoding pyruvate dehydrogenase (acetyl-transferring), homodimeric type, which encodes MTHDVGPIINGLPTNLPDSDVEETAEWLESLDAVIEHGGRNRARYVMLKLLERARESQIGVPSLVGTDYVNTIPADKEPEFPGDEDLERGIRRLLRWNSAIMVHRAQRPGIGVGGHISSFASSATLYEVGFNHFFRGKDHPGGGDQIYFQGHASPGMYARAYLAGRLTEDDLDGFRQEHSHYVDGELRGLPSYPHPRQKPDFWEFPTVSMGLGPINAIYQAQFNRYLHNRGIKDTSQQHVWAFLGDGEMDEPESRGALQLAANEELDNLTFVVNCNLQRLDGPVRGNGKIIQELEAYFRGAGWNVIKVVWGRGWDPLLAGDTDGALLNLMNSVTDGDFQTFKANDGAYVRKHFFERDPRTAAMVKDWSDEDVWRLSRGGHDYQKVYAAYKAATEFTGAPTVILAHTIKGYFLGKHFAGRNATHQMKKLALDDLKNLRDRVQLPISDEQLESDPYLPPYYHPGQDDDRIKYLQERRRELGGYLPERRGDRKFISLPGDKAYEAARKGSGKQEVATTMAFVRLLKDLMRDKEFASRVVPIIPDEARTFGMDAFFPTIKIYNPHGQNYVPVDHELFLSYREAKDGQILHTGINEAGSVAAFTAAGSSYATHNEPMVPIYVFYSMFGFQRTGDAMWAAGDQLARGFLIGATAGRTTLTGEGTQHMDGHSPLLAATNPAVVAYDPAYSYETAHIVRRGLERMYGENPEDIMYYLTVYNEPIQQPKEPENLDVEGVLRGMYLLSPGSFDGVDENARRAQILVSGVAAPWGLEAQELLKRDFGVVADVWSVTSWGELRREGVELDKKKFNDPSNDERTWVEQKLADTEGPIVASTDFSTMLPDLIRPWVPRDYSVLGCDEFGFSDTRAAARRYFNIDGPSIAVRVLQRLAAAGEVPADWPQRAAEQYRIQDVTAGESGNAGGDA
- a CDS encoding DUF3052 domain-containing protein, which gives rise to MAITKGKEHGSEAVTGAELLGLNTDMVVQELGWDEDVDQDLRDDIMDIIDADMVEEALEAVDVVILWWRDDDGDVVDGLVDAMPDLADDGYIWLLTPKVGRQGYIDAASVQEGVTIAGLSLTSTANVADDWLATKVVRPKGSRK
- a CDS encoding 6-phosphofructokinase; translated protein: MTAPCAPRIGVLTSGGDAQGMNAAVRAITRAAIREGVEVFAIREGWQGAYEGGEHITRMHWRDVSGILGKGGTVIGTARCTEMRTEAGQRAVVKNLVTNGIDRLIVIGGDGSLTGARELKLGWSDVLDSLVAAGEIDQTLADRHRHLRMAGIVGSIDNDMVGTDMTVGTDSAMHRITEAIDAISATAESHRRTFIIEVMGRNCGYLALMTTISGGADYTFLPESPPREGWEERMVQVLERARSAGRRDSIIVVAEGAKDRAGEPISAQRIQQVIAERTGEQPRITILGHVQRGGKPSAYDRWMASACGVEAVQAVLELDEDAEPVLIGVQGDKVVRRHLMDDVVATRAIADYVREGDYARAIASRGAGFATMIDIYRTLIEAEPTVTELRGKRVAVMHAGALAPGMNQIDRVAVRTGLDLGYSMFAIRGGIPGLISGKIGEVHWSDVEGMAHLGGAQFGTRRYIPTEADLYPMARQLEEHAIDALLISGGFHAYATVNMMERERHRYPAFNIPIALLPASIDNNLPSWNMAVGSDTALNTVVDSIDMVRMSASASKRAFVVETMGRTCGFLPLMGGIAGGAEKSYLPETGVSLQQLAEDIDALVDAFETGRTFYLAVMGEETSEHYTSDVIAKMFEAEGDGLFSVRQAIVGHIQQGGVPSPFDRVNATRLAYHAIAWLDDQLQHGKAEYAAAESGVDGIMAPARRVLEGMDWENQRPYEQWWWKLRSVADHLTRHPGQPEG
- a CDS encoding TetR/AcrR family transcriptional regulator, whose translation is MSSSPRVARRREATRQRIVETALELFLTQGFEQTSVAQISEAADIGKGTFFTYFATKQDVLSFLGEQVMSVMAAADSPGAGAAVRLRRVFSAAGNWFMDNEASARQMCIARMSSLSQRDVGSSRGPLLALLESIVVEGMESGEFRAVDRDTAVTMIASAYFAPVAQWTWGHAGPPLPQRLMALLELVLVALVA
- a CDS encoding PEP/pyruvate-binding domain-containing protein; its protein translation is MTVSFVEATLANGGGKAANLGELQRVGFPVPDGFVVSADIYRDAVGQIPVDTLLDRGPEAVRAAVEAEPIPPGVAREIVNRLADLGEGVAVAVRSSATAEDLPEASFAGQQDTFLGVVGADAVLDAVRRCWGSLWTAHAVDYRQRNGFDHHEVAIAVIIQRLVDADTAGVLFTRNPITGSEETLIDASWGLGECVVSGAVTPDQYRTTSTTIIERRLGTKQARTDRYQATLRTTDVPSRDQNRLCLTDSQVLELASLGHAVQDHYGTGMDLEWAYTGTTLWLLQARPITTAAEIREPPTTTVSGHRISKASRAFHTDLIEHYPGPYPLDLAAIIPMHRELQIGMASIGIRSTPVDQLINMEPDGTITAAYPDINLGWRLARILKYPAPDPAGWPIVEAQYHSQLTTILPADLLAAPDQDLLLLLDQILALVSSIARIRFLDYVGPAQLTALKLRLYLMLARCRGIDVYDLLGDLDYKTVAIDNALRRLAALDPDSTNYESAYQRFLDQHGARTPQLYLPFSHRSWREDTSSLDATLEAVRRAEQRPAETRSHQELVNGIIRRLPAPARRGFRRTLKAWRDGHVAREASVYLIEEAYVTARLVTDEVATRLWRRQALKAVDQLKYLTLVEIQEALTDCAAARRTYAVACQREAARPRAAAAWWAPTGQRPGEMLAGAAGSPGQATGPVRVIAGPEEFDQLQPGDILVCHYTDPSWTPLFGLAGAVVAETGGRLSHAAIVAREYGIPAVMGATAATTILANGQTITVNGTNGTITV
- a CDS encoding AAA family ATPase, yielding MFDEWQETPELWNLVRRAVDDHAGKGLYVLTGSSRSRDDTKMHSDAGRIARLRMRPMSLFETGHSTGEVSLRRLLEGEEPAGTSAGLAVEDLLERIVIGGWPDLLDAGEHEASLWLRDYLRTVAEVDVPGLGPRRNPGNIERLLTTLGRGAGTPLNLSSVAEDVGGARGVLPPRP